Proteins from a genomic interval of Shewanella seohaensis:
- a CDS encoding LutC/YkgG family protein: MSSKHEILNALKLSALTNHPMPSIDVAPRVEDLVGQFETNLKTVAGTLHREGGLAALQAKVDELLAQGLQVISLVEGVTANRDVPATAHELRDIDYAVIPGDVGVAENGAIWVNNKNLGHRVTPFICENLILALPSTKIVPNMHQAAKEITLASGEFGVFIAGPSKTADIEQALVVGAHGACSLNVYLL; the protein is encoded by the coding sequence ATGTCTAGTAAGCACGAAATTCTCAATGCGCTCAAACTGTCGGCTTTAACAAACCATCCTATGCCAAGCATCGATGTCGCCCCGCGGGTGGAAGATCTGGTTGGCCAGTTTGAAACCAATCTTAAAACCGTGGCGGGCACACTGCACCGCGAAGGCGGCCTCGCGGCACTGCAAGCCAAAGTAGATGAGCTTCTCGCCCAAGGCTTACAGGTTATCTCACTGGTTGAGGGCGTCACAGCAAACCGTGATGTGCCAGCAACGGCTCACGAGCTCAGGGATATCGATTATGCGGTCATTCCTGGGGATGTTGGCGTTGCCGAAAATGGTGCCATTTGGGTCAACAACAAAAACCTCGGCCACAGGGTAACGCCTTTTATCTGTGAAAACCTCATCTTAGCGCTACCTAGCACTAAGATTGTGCCGAACATGCATCAAGCAGCAAAAGAAATCACGCTAGCCTCAGGTGAGTTTGGTGTATTTATCGCGGGCCCTTCAAAAACCGCCGATATCGAGCAAGCCTTAGTCGTCGGTGCCCACGGTGCCTGTAGCTTGAACGTGTATTTGCTGTAA
- a CDS encoding (Fe-S)-binding protein, which produces MKIALFIPCLVNQMMPDVAIATLELLEKLGHQVILPAGQTCCGQPMTNSGCFDAARSTTLKLLNAFKGVECDAIVCPAASCLVAAKENFHEFDSSPEAQAVIDKLYELTEFLHDVAPIPAFNKPFAHKISLQLSCHGIRMLSLATPSEQMGPRFNKVEAVLANIAGIDIVYPDRRDECCGFGGTFAVDEGAVSAKMGKDKAQAHAATGAQYVVGFDPSCLLHLDGMIRRQQLPIEIRHIAQVLNAAL; this is translated from the coding sequence ATGAAAATCGCTCTTTTCATCCCGTGTCTCGTTAACCAAATGATGCCAGACGTGGCGATTGCCACCCTGGAATTACTGGAAAAACTCGGACACCAAGTGATTCTACCCGCAGGCCAAACATGCTGTGGCCAACCTATGACCAACTCGGGTTGCTTCGATGCAGCACGCAGTACTACCTTGAAATTACTCAATGCTTTCAAGGGTGTGGAATGTGATGCCATTGTTTGCCCTGCCGCGTCTTGTTTAGTGGCCGCCAAAGAAAACTTCCACGAGTTTGACAGCAGCCCAGAAGCCCAAGCCGTTATCGACAAACTCTATGAGCTGACCGAGTTCCTCCACGATGTCGCCCCAATCCCAGCGTTCAACAAGCCTTTTGCCCATAAGATCAGCCTGCAGTTGAGCTGCCACGGCATTCGTATGTTGAGCCTTGCCACGCCAAGCGAGCAAATGGGCCCACGATTCAACAAAGTTGAAGCCGTGCTCGCCAATATCGCCGGAATCGACATTGTCTATCCAGACCGTCGCGATGAATGCTGTGGCTTTGGTGGTACTTTTGCCGTTGATGAAGGCGCTGTATCGGCCAAGATGGGTAAAGACAAGGCCCAAGCCCACGCGGCAACGGGCGCGCAATATGTGGTTGGCTTCGACCCTTCATGCCTATTACACCTCGATGGCATGATCCGCAGACAACAATTGCCAATTGAAATTCGCCACATAGCGCAAGTACTTAACGCCGCGCTCTAG
- a CDS encoding L-lactate permease, with the protein MTILQLLASLTPVISVMIFLVLLRMPASKAMPISMIVTALAAVFIWQMDTTLLAASVLEGLLSAITPLTIIFGAVFLLNTLKYSGAMDTIRAGFTNISADARVQVIIICWLFGAFIEGSAGFGTPAAIGAPLLVLLGVPPVAAAVVALIADSACVSFGAIGLPVLFGMEQGLTQGGVSMAAAQIAEHGGTYPDFAQFIAMHMITIDLITGTLIPLVMVSILTGFFGRNKSFKEGLAIWKFAIFAGLAFTVPAWIINYIAGPEFPSVIGSLIGMAMVIPVARKGYLLPKTPWNDFAENDNQEESAKIETTTKFSQIAAWTPYIIMAALLVLSRTVAPLKAWLSGFNISWTGLLGTELKASFATLYAPGAFFVAVCILGFFLFKMKSPAIKQSIGVSCKSMLPTIISLGASVPMVKIFLNSGANGAGLASMPVALADMLAHSMGAVWAWMAPIVGIFGAFLSGSATFSNMMFSGLQYSVADNIGMNHALVLALQGIGANAGNMMCVMNVVAAATVVGMAGRESEIIRKTMPVAIGYALLAGTIATLWGGF; encoded by the coding sequence ATGACAATACTTCAACTCCTCGCCAGCTTGACGCCAGTGATCAGTGTAATGATCTTTCTCGTATTACTCAGAATGCCAGCGTCCAAAGCTATGCCCATCTCCATGATAGTTACGGCGCTTGCCGCCGTGTTTATTTGGCAAATGGATACCACACTGTTAGCCGCATCGGTTCTCGAAGGACTGCTGTCAGCCATCACCCCCTTAACCATCATCTTCGGCGCGGTATTCCTGCTTAACACCCTGAAATACTCTGGGGCCATGGATACCATTCGCGCGGGTTTCACTAACATCAGTGCCGATGCCCGTGTGCAAGTGATTATTATCTGTTGGTTATTCGGTGCCTTTATCGAAGGGAGCGCGGGCTTTGGTACACCTGCCGCGATTGGTGCGCCGCTGCTGGTATTGCTGGGGGTTCCGCCCGTTGCCGCCGCCGTTGTGGCGCTGATTGCCGACTCGGCCTGCGTATCCTTCGGTGCGATTGGTTTACCCGTGCTGTTTGGTATGGAACAAGGCTTAACCCAAGGTGGTGTGAGCATGGCTGCGGCGCAAATTGCCGAGCACGGTGGCACTTATCCTGACTTTGCCCAGTTCATTGCAATGCATATGATCACTATCGACTTAATTACAGGTACCTTAATTCCACTGGTGATGGTGTCGATTCTGACGGGCTTCTTCGGCCGTAATAAGTCATTTAAAGAAGGCTTAGCCATTTGGAAGTTTGCGATTTTCGCGGGTCTTGCCTTTACCGTTCCCGCTTGGATCATCAACTATATTGCGGGCCCTGAGTTCCCATCCGTGATTGGTTCTCTCATCGGTATGGCGATGGTTATCCCAGTTGCACGTAAGGGTTACTTATTGCCAAAAACGCCTTGGAATGATTTTGCCGAAAATGATAACCAAGAAGAAAGCGCCAAAATTGAGACCACCACTAAGTTCTCACAAATCGCTGCTTGGACACCTTATATCATCATGGCAGCGCTATTAGTGCTATCACGTACTGTTGCACCACTCAAAGCCTGGTTATCAGGTTTCAACATCAGCTGGACTGGTTTATTGGGGACTGAACTTAAAGCCAGCTTTGCGACCCTGTACGCACCAGGCGCCTTCTTCGTGGCTGTGTGTATCTTAGGTTTCTTCCTGTTCAAGATGAAAAGCCCTGCGATTAAGCAATCCATCGGCGTGTCATGCAAGTCGATGTTACCGACTATCATCTCATTAGGCGCATCCGTGCCTATGGTGAAAATCTTCTTAAACTCTGGTGCTAACGGTGCGGGCCTCGCGTCTATGCCTGTTGCCTTAGCCGACATGCTGGCCCATTCGATGGGCGCTGTGTGGGCATGGATGGCACCGATTGTGGGGATCTTCGGCGCCTTCCTTTCAGGCTCGGCCACTTTCTCCAACATGATGTTCTCCGGTCTGCAATACAGTGTGGCCGACAACATTGGCATGAACCACGCGCTAGTATTAGCACTACAAGGTATCGGTGCGAACGCTGGTAACATGATGTGTGTGATGAACGTAGTAGCCGCCGCGACCGTTGTAGGTATGGCGGGTAGAGAATCAGAAATTATTCGTAAAACTATGCCTGTGGCGATTGGTTATGCGCTACTTGCAGGCACCATCGCAACTCTTTGGGGTGGCTTCTAA
- the nadK gene encoding NAD(+) kinase, with amino-acid sequence MTTKFHTIGLIGKPHHPGTNQTLKRLHHWLTVQGYEVLVEERVASELGTNIVAVDLLEIGARCDLAIVVGGDGNMLGAARVLARFDVGVIGVNRGNLGFLTDLPPDAFEEALAKVLDGEFDTEHRFLLEAEVYRHGMLKASNTAVNEAVLHPGKIAHMIEFEVYIDNQFMYSQRADGMIVSTPTGSTAYALSAGGAILTPNLQALILVPMFPHTLSCRPIVVDACSTIKMVVSPENGENLEVSCDGHVHLAVLPGDEIIVRRSSEQLRLIHPKGHNYFHVLRSKLGWGSKLF; translated from the coding sequence ATGACCACAAAGTTCCACACCATTGGCCTGATTGGCAAGCCACACCACCCAGGGACAAATCAAACCCTCAAACGTCTGCACCACTGGCTGACGGTGCAAGGGTATGAAGTCCTCGTGGAAGAGCGTGTTGCCAGCGAGTTAGGGACAAATATCGTCGCGGTCGATTTATTAGAGATTGGCGCACGCTGCGATTTAGCCATAGTCGTGGGTGGTGATGGCAATATGCTCGGTGCCGCCAGAGTACTGGCGCGCTTCGATGTAGGTGTGATTGGTGTTAACCGTGGCAATTTGGGCTTTTTAACGGATTTACCGCCCGATGCCTTTGAAGAAGCCCTCGCCAAAGTGCTCGATGGGGAATTTGATACCGAGCACCGCTTTTTACTCGAGGCCGAGGTCTATCGCCATGGCATGTTAAAAGCGAGCAATACCGCCGTTAATGAAGCGGTACTCCATCCGGGTAAAATCGCCCATATGATTGAATTTGAAGTCTATATAGACAACCAATTCATGTACAGCCAACGCGCCGATGGCATGATAGTCTCAACCCCGACGGGATCTACCGCCTATGCCCTGTCTGCAGGAGGCGCCATTCTGACCCCTAATTTACAGGCATTAATCTTAGTGCCTATGTTTCCACATACACTGTCGTGTCGCCCCATAGTAGTCGATGCCTGCAGCACCATTAAGATGGTCGTCTCCCCTGAAAATGGCGAAAATCTTGAAGTAAGTTGTGATGGCCACGTGCATTTAGCCGTCTTACCAGGCGATGAAATCATAGTGCGCCGAAGCTCTGAGCAGCTCAGGCTTATCCACCCTAAAGGCCATAATTACTTCCATGTGTTACGCAGTAAGCTCGGCTGGGGCAGTAAGCTGTTTTAA
- the grpE gene encoding nucleotide exchange factor GrpE: MSNESIKAEQDLIQEGVESEVSTEEASLIDELTQANFRIEELEQLLADALAKVEEQKDSVIRAAAEVDNIRRRAAMDVEKANKFALEKFANELLPVLDNMERALQGTNPQDETTKALFEGVELTQKSFLTAVAKFGVKPIDPQGQAFNPDQHQAIGMQPSAEYPANTVMLVMQKGYELNSRLLRPAMVMVSQGGPSQEINIEA, from the coding sequence ATGAGCAACGAGTCGATTAAAGCAGAACAGGATCTGATCCAAGAGGGTGTAGAGTCTGAAGTTTCTACCGAAGAAGCGAGTCTGATTGACGAGCTTACCCAAGCCAATTTCCGTATTGAAGAGCTGGAACAGTTACTCGCTGACGCTTTGGCGAAAGTTGAAGAGCAAAAAGATTCAGTTATCCGTGCTGCTGCCGAAGTAGATAACATTCGTCGCCGCGCGGCGATGGATGTGGAAAAGGCTAACAAATTTGCATTGGAAAAATTCGCCAACGAATTACTGCCAGTGTTAGACAATATGGAACGTGCACTGCAAGGTACTAATCCACAGGATGAAACTACCAAAGCATTGTTCGAAGGTGTTGAGCTCACGCAAAAGAGCTTCTTAACTGCCGTGGCTAAGTTTGGGGTAAAACCTATCGATCCACAGGGTCAAGCTTTCAATCCTGACCAACATCAAGCCATTGGTATGCAGCCAAGTGCTGAGTATCCAGCCAATACTGTGATGTTAGTGATGCAAAAGGGTTATGAGCTAAACAGCCGTTTACTGCGTCCAGCCATGGTGATGGTGTCACAGGGCGGCCCAAGCCAAGAAATCAACATTGAAGCCTAA
- the dxs gene encoding 1-deoxy-D-xylulose-5-phosphate synthase has translation MSLDISQFPVLAQANTPNELRQLPQALLPQLADELREFLLKSVGMSSGHFASGLGTVELTVALHYVYNTPFDRLIWDVGHQAYPHKILTGRRDRMHTIRQKNGLHPFPWREESEYDTFSVGHSGTSVSAALAMAVAAEKEQAGRKVVAVIGDGAMTGGMVFEAMNHAGDLHNDMLMVLNDNEMSISENVGALNNHLAQLMSGRLYTTIRESSKKVLKGMPVIKEMAKRTEEHLKGMVVPGTLFEELGFNYIGPIDGHDVDALVETLRNMRSLKGPQVLHIMTKKGRGYEPAEKDPIGWHAVPKFDPSQFKKPATKPGLPTFSQVFGKWLCDIAEQDEKVLGITPAMREGSGMVEFSQRFPKQYFDAAIAEQHAVTLGAGFACEGFKPVVAIYSTFLQRGYDQLIHDVALQRLPVLFAIDRGGIVGADGPTHQGAFDLSFMRCIPNMVIMAPSDENECRQMLYTGYCYDAGPSAVRYPRGSATGATQVEAMTALPIGKGVIKRLGKRIAMLNFGTTLAAALTAAESLDATVVDMRFVKPLDVDLVKEMAQTHDVLVTVEENAIMGGAGSGVLELLQKLKMPKPVLQIGLPDEFIKHGSPEEVTHDLQLDAEGMLAQINAFLAD, from the coding sequence ATGAGTTTGGACATTTCACAGTTTCCCGTGTTGGCTCAGGCCAACACTCCTAATGAACTCCGCCAGCTTCCTCAGGCCCTGTTACCTCAATTGGCCGATGAGTTGCGGGAGTTTCTTCTTAAGTCCGTTGGCATGTCCAGCGGACATTTTGCCTCAGGACTCGGCACAGTCGAACTGACTGTTGCCCTGCATTATGTCTATAACACCCCGTTTGATCGTTTGATTTGGGACGTTGGCCACCAAGCCTATCCCCATAAAATCCTCACCGGCCGCCGCGACAGAATGCACACCATTAGGCAGAAGAACGGTTTACACCCTTTCCCTTGGCGGGAAGAAAGTGAATACGACACCTTCAGCGTCGGACACTCCGGCACATCCGTCAGTGCCGCATTAGCCATGGCCGTTGCCGCCGAAAAAGAACAGGCAGGCCGTAAAGTGGTCGCCGTTATTGGCGATGGTGCCATGACGGGCGGTATGGTGTTCGAGGCCATGAATCACGCGGGTGATTTGCACAACGATATGCTGATGGTGCTGAACGATAACGAAATGTCGATTTCAGAAAACGTCGGCGCGCTCAACAATCACTTAGCGCAATTGATGTCGGGCCGCCTCTACACCACGATTCGAGAAAGCAGCAAGAAAGTGCTCAAGGGCATGCCGGTCATCAAAGAGATGGCCAAGCGCACCGAAGAACACCTTAAGGGTATGGTCGTACCTGGCACTCTGTTTGAAGAGTTAGGCTTTAACTATATCGGCCCAATTGATGGCCACGATGTCGACGCCCTAGTGGAAACCCTGCGCAATATGCGCTCTCTAAAGGGGCCACAAGTGCTGCACATCATGACCAAAAAAGGTCGTGGTTATGAACCGGCCGAGAAAGATCCTATCGGTTGGCACGCGGTACCTAAATTTGATCCTTCACAGTTTAAGAAGCCAGCCACTAAGCCGGGACTGCCGACCTTCTCCCAAGTGTTTGGCAAATGGTTATGTGATATTGCCGAGCAGGACGAAAAAGTCTTAGGCATTACCCCTGCCATGCGTGAAGGTTCGGGCATGGTGGAATTTTCACAGCGCTTCCCGAAACAATATTTCGATGCCGCTATTGCCGAGCAACATGCGGTGACTTTAGGTGCCGGATTTGCCTGTGAAGGCTTTAAGCCTGTGGTCGCCATTTACTCGACCTTCCTGCAACGGGGTTATGATCAACTGATCCACGATGTGGCACTGCAGCGCTTGCCTGTATTGTTCGCCATTGACCGTGGCGGTATCGTCGGTGCCGACGGCCCAACCCACCAAGGGGCATTCGATTTAAGCTTTATGCGCTGCATCCCGAATATGGTGATCATGGCGCCATCGGATGAAAATGAATGTCGCCAAATGCTCTATACCGGTTATTGCTATGATGCTGGCCCGAGTGCGGTACGTTATCCAAGGGGCAGCGCCACCGGCGCGACTCAGGTAGAAGCCATGACAGCATTGCCAATAGGTAAAGGCGTGATTAAGCGTTTAGGCAAACGTATCGCCATGCTGAACTTTGGCACCACCTTAGCCGCCGCCTTAACCGCCGCAGAAAGCTTAGACGCCACCGTCGTCGATATGCGTTTTGTGAAGCCACTCGATGTGGATTTGGTTAAAGAGATGGCGCAAACCCACGATGTGCTTGTCACAGTGGAAGAAAACGCCATTATGGGCGGCGCAGGCTCTGGCGTTTTAGAGCTGCTGCAAAAGCTTAAAATGCCCAAACCTGTGCTGCAAATCGGCCTACCCGATGAGTTTATTAAACATGGCTCTCCAGAAGAAGTGACCCATGATTTACAACTCGATGCCGAAGGTATGTTAGCGCAAATTAATGCCTTTCTTGCCGATTGA
- the ispA gene encoding (2E,6E)-farnesyl diphosphate synthase, whose amino-acid sequence MLVNAIKEYQLRVDDQLKQRFSTLEDTAPQLKAAMTHGALLGGKRIRPFLVYSVGQMFGVSLEKLDACAAAIECIHAYSLIHDDLPAMDDDDLRRGQPTVHIAFDEATAILAGDALQTLAFEIVTEAVPGISSEQHIAMVRALAKASGYRGMCGGQAIDLASTDKLINLKALTQLHNMKTGALISCAVELALIAANAPKDEYQTMMEFAHAVGLAFQVQDDILDIIATTEELGKPQGSDAESNKSTFPQLLGLQGAKDTAAQLIQEALSALAKLPYNSQLIADFARYIIERRI is encoded by the coding sequence GTGTTAGTCAATGCAATAAAAGAATATCAACTACGGGTTGATGACCAATTAAAACAACGTTTCAGCACTCTCGAAGACACTGCGCCACAATTAAAGGCCGCCATGACCCACGGCGCGCTATTAGGCGGTAAGCGTATTCGTCCCTTCTTGGTTTACAGTGTGGGGCAAATGTTTGGCGTGTCGCTTGAAAAGCTCGACGCCTGCGCCGCCGCCATTGAGTGTATTCATGCTTATTCGTTAATCCATGACGATTTACCCGCCATGGACGATGACGACCTTCGTCGTGGTCAACCCACAGTGCATATCGCCTTCGATGAGGCGACCGCCATCCTTGCTGGGGATGCTCTGCAAACCTTAGCCTTTGAAATTGTTACCGAAGCAGTACCAGGGATCAGCAGCGAGCAACATATCGCCATGGTGAGAGCGCTGGCGAAAGCCTCGGGCTACCGTGGTATGTGTGGCGGCCAAGCGATTGACTTAGCCTCAACCGATAAGCTCATCAACCTTAAGGCCCTAACTCAACTCCACAATATGAAAACGGGCGCCCTTATCAGCTGCGCCGTTGAGTTAGCCTTGATTGCCGCTAATGCGCCAAAAGATGAATATCAGACTATGATGGAATTTGCCCATGCGGTAGGACTTGCCTTCCAAGTGCAAGACGATATTCTGGACATCATTGCCACCACGGAAGAACTCGGCAAACCCCAAGGCTCAGACGCCGAGTCCAATAAGAGTACTTTTCCGCAACTACTTGGACTGCAAGGCGCCAAAGATACCGCCGCGCAACTGATCCAAGAGGCACTATCAGCGCTGGCTAAATTGCCATACAATAGCCAGTTAATCGCAGACTTCGCCCGCTATATCATTGAGCGAAGAATATAA
- the xseB gene encoding exodeoxyribonuclease VII small subunit → MAKKPENLSFEESLGELERIVAELEQGDVSLDDALKQFERGINLVRNSQAKLEQAQQKVAILLKQDENAPLSPYAVEGE, encoded by the coding sequence GTGGCGAAGAAACCCGAAAATCTCAGTTTTGAAGAATCCCTTGGTGAACTCGAGCGCATCGTTGCCGAATTAGAACAGGGCGATGTCTCTCTGGATGATGCGTTAAAACAATTTGAACGTGGCATCAATCTGGTGCGTAACAGCCAAGCAAAACTCGAGCAAGCTCAGCAAAAAGTGGCCATTTTACTCAAGCAGGATGAAAATGCGCCCCTCTCTCCCTATGCCGTTGAGGGCGAATAA
- the pomA gene encoding flagellar motor protein PomA gives MDLATVIGLVGGFGFILWAMMTSGGLAIFIDVPSVFIVFGGSFFVVMMKFNLKQFLGAVKIAVKAFMFKIDKPEDLIEQSVTMADAARKGGFLALEEAQISNSFMQKAVDMLVDGHDGEVVRAALEKDIALTEERHRNGIAIFRAFGDVGPAMGMIGTLVGLVAMLSNMSDPKSIGPSMAVALLTTLYGAVVANMVCIPIADKLTLRMGEEMLNRNLIMDAVLAIQDGQNPRVIEGFLKNYLAEKQRKIDTTDGE, from the coding sequence GTGGATTTAGCTACAGTTATAGGACTAGTCGGGGGCTTTGGTTTTATCCTTTGGGCTATGATGACCAGCGGCGGCCTGGCAATCTTTATCGACGTCCCCTCAGTGTTTATCGTGTTCGGTGGTTCATTCTTCGTCGTAATGATGAAATTCAATCTCAAACAGTTTTTGGGGGCGGTAAAAATCGCCGTCAAAGCCTTTATGTTTAAGATTGATAAGCCTGAAGATCTTATCGAGCAATCCGTGACTATGGCGGACGCCGCCCGTAAAGGCGGATTCCTTGCCCTCGAAGAAGCGCAAATTTCCAACAGTTTTATGCAAAAAGCCGTCGATATGTTGGTCGATGGTCACGATGGTGAAGTGGTGCGCGCCGCACTTGAAAAAGACATTGCCCTTACAGAAGAGCGCCATCGCAACGGCATTGCGATTTTTAGGGCCTTTGGTGACGTTGGCCCCGCGATGGGGATGATTGGTACCTTAGTGGGCTTGGTGGCCATGTTATCCAACATGTCGGATCCCAAATCGATTGGTCCATCGATGGCGGTGGCCTTGTTAACGACGCTGTACGGCGCCGTGGTCGCCAACATGGTGTGTATTCCCATTGCCGATAAACTCACCCTACGCATGGGTGAAGAAATGCTTAACCGCAACCTGATTATGGATGCGGTATTAGCCATTCAAGATGGCCAAAACCCACGGGTGATTGAAGGTTTCTTGAAGAATTATCTTGCTGAAAAACAGCGGAAAATCGATACAACGGACGGAGAGTAG
- a CDS encoding flagellar motor protein MotB, whose translation MAKCNCPPPGAPLWLATFADLMSLLMCFFVLLLSFSEMDVMKFKQIAGSMKYAFGVQNKVEVKDIPKGTSVIALEFRPGRPDPTPIEIINQQTNEMTEPVLDYQAGEDDSAGGVQQQNGSQRGGEASATAQETADAVKAEAAAAQDKINQQVKKMAQELNNEITDGAIEIESLGQQIIIRIREKGSFASGSGFLQPRFKPVVRSVGELLKDVPGIITVSGYTDDMQISDELYSSNWDLSSKRAVAVADVLLQVKGFDPKRMKVVGMASNNPIVPNDSPENRARNRRVEIAIEQGKAKESEEIQVGK comes from the coding sequence ATGGCTAAGTGCAACTGTCCACCGCCCGGAGCACCGCTCTGGTTGGCAACATTTGCCGATTTGATGTCCCTCTTGATGTGTTTCTTCGTGCTGCTGCTGTCATTCTCCGAAATGGACGTGATGAAGTTTAAGCAGATCGCAGGCTCGATGAAGTATGCCTTCGGGGTGCAAAACAAGGTCGAAGTCAAAGACATTCCTAAGGGGACGTCTGTGATTGCATTGGAGTTTCGTCCTGGTCGTCCCGATCCCACGCCGATTGAAATCATTAACCAACAAACCAACGAAATGACCGAACCCGTATTGGATTATCAAGCGGGCGAAGACGATAGCGCGGGAGGTGTGCAGCAGCAAAATGGTTCGCAGCGGGGCGGTGAAGCCTCGGCGACGGCCCAAGAAACGGCGGATGCGGTGAAGGCCGAAGCCGCGGCGGCGCAGGATAAAATCAATCAGCAAGTGAAGAAAATGGCACAGGAACTCAATAATGAGATCACCGATGGGGCGATCGAAATTGAGTCACTTGGGCAGCAAATCATTATCCGTATCCGTGAGAAGGGCTCATTTGCCTCAGGATCTGGCTTCCTGCAGCCGCGATTTAAACCCGTGGTGCGCTCGGTCGGCGAATTGCTAAAAGATGTGCCGGGGATCATCACGGTATCGGGTTACACCGATGATATGCAGATAAGTGATGAGCTCTATAGCTCGAACTGGGATCTCTCCAGTAAACGCGCTGTGGCAGTGGCCGATGTGCTGCTGCAAGTGAAGGGCTTCGATCCTAAGCGGATGAAAGTGGTCGGTATGGCGTCGAATAATCCAATCGTGCCCAATGACTCACCTGAAAACCGTGCACGAAATCGTCGTGTTGAGATTGCCATTGAACAGGGTAAAGCCAAAGAATCCGAAGAAATTCAAGTAGGTAAATAG
- a CDS encoding transcriptional regulator GcvA, with protein MSRRLPPLNAVKAFEAAARHLSFTRAAEELFVTQAAVSHQIKALEDFLGLKLFRRKNRSLLLTEEGQSYFLDIKDIFTQLADATDRLLARSAIGSLTVSMSPSFAIQWLVPRLSKFSEKNPDIDVRIKAVDTEASSLTDDVDVAIYYGLGNWPGLRADKLRNEVLIPVCSPMLLNGPKPLSKPEDLKYHTLLHDMSRHDWQAWFRQCGISDINVNQGPIFSHSSLVLQAAAHGQGVALGYSVLARPDIKAGRLVCPFQEVLVSKDAYYLVCQQNHAELGKVVAFREWMLDMFAEESRSELLPG; from the coding sequence ATGTCAAGACGCTTACCACCACTGAATGCGGTTAAAGCATTTGAGGCCGCCGCACGGCATTTGAGCTTTACTCGAGCTGCTGAAGAATTGTTTGTGACTCAGGCTGCGGTGAGTCACCAAATTAAGGCGCTGGAAGATTTTCTCGGATTAAAATTATTTCGCCGAAAGAATCGTTCGCTGCTGCTGACCGAAGAAGGTCAGAGCTATTTTCTCGATATTAAAGATATCTTCACTCAACTGGCGGATGCGACCGACAGGCTGCTCGCACGTAGCGCCATTGGTTCGTTGACCGTGAGTATGTCGCCCAGTTTTGCGATTCAGTGGCTGGTGCCGCGCCTGTCGAAGTTTAGTGAAAAAAATCCCGACATTGACGTACGAATTAAAGCGGTAGACACAGAGGCCAGCTCCTTAACCGACGATGTCGACGTCGCCATTTATTATGGTTTAGGCAATTGGCCGGGACTGCGCGCCGATAAACTCCGCAATGAAGTGTTGATCCCCGTATGTTCGCCCATGCTGTTAAATGGCCCTAAGCCGTTATCAAAGCCGGAAGATTTAAAATACCACACCCTGCTGCACGATATGAGCCGCCACGATTGGCAGGCTTGGTTTAGACAATGTGGGATAAGTGATATCAACGTCAACCAAGGGCCGATTTTCAGTCATTCTTCCCTCGTCTTACAGGCGGCGGCCCACGGCCAAGGTGTGGCCTTAGGTTATAGCGTGTTGGCTCGCCCCGATATCAAGGCGGGGCGACTGGTGTGCCCATTCCAAGAGGTGTTAGTGAGTAAAGATGCTTATTACCTCGTCTGCCAACAGAATCATGCCGAGCTGGGGAAAGTGGTCGCGTTTCGTGAGTGGATGTTAGATATGTTTGCCGAGGAGTCACGCAGTGAGTTGTTGCCCGGATAA